A window of Myxococcales bacterium contains these coding sequences:
- a CDS encoding gamma-glutamylcyclotransferase, translating into MKQFYFAYGSNMSTDRLRARIPDAAPIGRASWPGMRLVFNKVAADGSGKANLIEDPESLAWGVVFQISSSDWSSLDEFEPGYARVPCNVTVDSGEALGTQVYLGTGSMRETPPHDWYRDHLVRGAVEHGLPADIVQMIKTLQRE; encoded by the coding sequence ATGAAGCAGTTCTACTTTGCATACGGTTCGAATATGAGTACCGATCGTCTTCGAGCGCGCATCCCCGATGCGGCTCCGATTGGCCGAGCGAGTTGGCCCGGGATGAGGCTGGTGTTCAACAAGGTTGCGGCCGACGGTTCCGGAAAGGCCAACCTGATTGAAGACCCCGAATCTTTGGCCTGGGGCGTGGTGTTTCAGATCTCGTCATCGGATTGGTCGAGTCTCGACGAATTTGAACCGGGCTATGCCCGCGTCCCGTGCAACGTCACCGTGGATTCCGGAGAAGCCCTCGGCACCCAGGTCTATTTGGGTACTGGGTCAATGCGCGAAACACCTCCCCACGACTGGTATCGGGACCATCTGGTCCGGGGTGCGGTCGAACACGGACTTCCGGCAGACATCGTTCAGATGATCAAGACATTGCAGCGCGAGTAG